One genomic segment of Theobroma cacao cultivar B97-61/B2 chromosome 6, Criollo_cocoa_genome_V2, whole genome shotgun sequence includes these proteins:
- the LOC18596482 gene encoding protein TIFY 5B yields the protein MRRNCSLELRLLPSSYSGGHHDMMEESSESPQNQQQQLTIFYNGRVCVCDVTELQARAILMLANRETDERITTPTGSGSVPASPTLQSQLYSPNTGMTMKRSLQRFLQKRKNRIQSTSPYH from the exons ATGAGACGAAACTGCAGCTTGGAACTTCGCCTCCTTCCTTCTAGTTATTCCGGCGGCCACCACGACAT GATGGAAGAGAGCAGCGAAAGCCCACAAAACCAACAGCAACAGCTAACAATTTTCTACAATGGAAGAGTTTGTGTTTGTGATGTTACAGAGCTCCAG GCAAGAGCCATTCTAATGCTGGCAAACCGAGAAACGGATGAAAGAATAACAACTCCGACGGGTTCGGGATCGGTACCGGCTTCACCAACGCTACAATCTCAGCTATACAGCCCAAATACTGGAATGACCATGAAGAGATCGCTCCAACGGTTCCTCCAAAAACGAAAGAATCGGATCCAATCTACGTCTCCATACCATTAA
- the LOC18596479 gene encoding uncharacterized protein LOC18596479, with product MTIPSANLMENPVKALKSKSYQKAKGMSFFAFLFSIVIYISIFYISSLSPSALFNNTKFWFVISNTLILIIAADYGAYSSSKEKHDLYDEYASHSQASSAASPSFVSQYPEIVKKSTPKEEETSLKEKKEDIVAEMNETSERILEVVKIEPENPTDNFQAKSQQEHEHPMKADNEACDQVQVNKKIEPKTIRRSKSHKVKRVTFHDKKNILQRSETEKHEARAKEKESSAEENEFSTMSDEELNRRVEEFIQKFNRQIRLQAGTRTRQFLEYE from the coding sequence ATGACTATACCATCAGCAAATCTAATGGAGAATCCAGTGAAAGCCCTCAAATCTAAAAGCTATCAAAAGGCAAAGGGAATGTCCTTCTTTGCATTTCTTTTCTCCATTGTCATTTATATCTCCATCTTCTACATCTCCAGCCTTTCTCCTTCAGCTCTTTTCAACAATACCAAGTTTTGGTTTGTTATTTCCAACACTCTCATCCTTATCATTGCGGCCGATTATGGTGCTTACTCTTCCTCCAAAGAGAAACATGACCTTTATGACGAATATGCGTCGCATAGCCAAGCAAGTAGTGCTGCTTCTCCTTCATTTGTTTCACAATACCCCGAAATTGTGAAGAAGAGCACACCGAAGGAAGAAGAGACCAGtttgaaagagaagaaagaagatatTGTAGCTGAAATGAATGAAACCTCTGAAAGAATATTGGAAGTTGTCAAAATTGAACCTGAAAATCCCACTGACAATTTCCAAGCGAAGAGCCAGCAAGAACATGAACATCCCATGAAAGCTGATAACGAAGCTTGTGATCAGGTTCAGGTCAACAAGAAGATTGAACCAAAAACTATCCGACGAAGCAAGTCTCATAAAGTGAAACGTGTTACATTCCATGACAAGAAGAACATTTTGCAGAGGTCAGAGACCGAAAAGCATGAAGcaagagcaaaagaaaaggagtCATCAGCTGAAGAGAACGAGTTTTCGACCATGTCGGACGAGGAACTAAACAGAAGAGTAGAAGAGTTCATTCAGAAGTTCAACAGGCAGATTAGGCTTCAAGCTGGTACTAGAACCCGCCAATTTTTGGAATACGAATAG
- the LOC18596480 gene encoding piriformospora indica-insensitive protein 2 isoform X2 → MVMEEGELLGLFDVMGSLLEEPGWAEVHPEPCTDTPWPGVECEIGQDPPIFHVTTIHIGPDVATPPCKPSAKISDSLPKLPYLTTLSIFNCFVTSQVTLSPALFGSLSSLEHLSLQSNPSLSGEVPPSLAKISGLKVISLSQNNLQGNIPRELGGLVNLEQLDLSYNNLSGEIPEDIGGLKSLTILDLSSNGLEGPVPFSLGQLQRLQKVDLCSNRLHGRIPPEFGKLNRLVLLDLSHNFINGPIPETLSGLEQLQYLIFDYNPINALMPLFVGSLKRLASISFSGCGLMGPIPNSLSSLKNLTALSLDNNSLTGTIPPSLGSLPNLDQLNLSHNKLSGELLLSEEFIKRLGKRLDVRGNSRLCTSYQLSRKNISTYLQTPACLDTEGIVDNRTCPEEQPDDFKGRKPYWYYGQTSSRAPLQDPQFISTCFVLFHVLSFL, encoded by the coding sequence ATGGTGATGGAGGAAGGGGAGCTGTTGGGGCTTTTTGATGTTATGGGTTCACTTCTAGAGGAACCTGGTTGGGCTGAAGTGCACCCAGAGCCATGCACCGACACTCCATGGCCTGGTGTTGAGTGTGAGATTGGTCAAGACCCTCCAATCTTTCATGTTACGACTATTCACATTGGCCCTGATGTTGCGACCCCTCCTTGCAAACCTTCTGCTAAAATATCAGATTCCTTGCCCAAACTACCTTACCTGACAACTCTCTCtattttcaattgttttgtAACTTCACAAGTTACGCTTTCTCCTGCCTTATTTGGTTCACTTTCTTCCTTGGAGCATCTATCACTTCAGTCAAATCCATCCCTCTCTGGAGAGGTTCCTCCAAGCTTAGCGAAAATTTCTGGGCTAAAGGTCATAAGCTTGTCCCAGAACAATCTACAAGGAAATATCCCTCGCGAACTTGGTGGATTAGTCAACTTGGAGCAACTTGACCTGAGTTACAACAATCTGAGTGGTGAAATTCCTGAAGATATTGGAGGACTGAAAAGTTTAACCATTTTGGATTTAAGCTCGAATGGCCTTGAAGGGCCGGTGCCATTTTCATTGGGTCAGCTTCAACGTCTTCAAAAAGTTGATTTGTGCTCAAACAGGCTTCATGGACGGATACCTCCAGAATTTGGGAAGCTAAACAGGTTGGTTTTGCTTGACTTGAGCCATAATTTCATCAATGGGCCAATCCCTGAGACTCTCTCAGGTTTGGAGCAGCTACAgtatttaatatttgattacAACCCCATAAATGCACTGATGCCTTTATTTGTGGGGTCCCTCAAGAGGCTTGCATCAATCAGCTTTTCCGGATGTGGGTTAATGGGCCCAATACCCAACTCCTTGTCTTCATTGAAGAATCTGACTGCCCTTTCTCTAGACAACAACAGCCTCACAGGGACAATTCCTCCAAGTTTAGGGTCACTTCCAAATCTAGACCAGCTTAACTTGAGTCACAACAAGCTAAGTGGGGAGTTACTACTCTCAGAGGAGTTCATTAAGAGACTTGGGAAAAGGTTGGATGTTAGAGGAAATAGTAGGCTATGCACAAGCTACCAGCTATCCAGGAAGAACATCTCTACTTATCTACAAACCCCAGCTTGCTTGGACACAGAAGGAATAGTTGACAACAGGACTTGTCCTGAAGAACAACCGGATGATTTCAAGGGCAGGAAGCCATATTGGTACTATGGCCAGACGAGTTCACGTGCTCCTTTACAAGATCCACAGTTCATTTCAActtgttttgttctttttcacgtgctttcctttttgtaa
- the LOC18596483 gene encoding uncharacterized protein LOC18596483 isoform X1, whose protein sequence is MEIFYLFCSILSAFFTSLAFSLLLPFRFLLPRQCRPPPLSTTENEHVSLYEGTVWHERRRPVRHSFRYSVRYALFDLDNAPKAPPDHLSANEARRTAETTGPVFLLTIPPSVGYEQNPLSLYYCYDLEGSTKLLKKCIAEVTNTPWGERVRFVLDPNSDLVAKPLHVSPFMDMRGNWSVKVNAPGDNLLVAISVQHPELGDYFLATLKAKRISPALVHDHALFFWLMPHKVALWIYWHAIKLWWKNVPFIQHPRYTNPSYREEALKHDRKLQCCRAVGEKKDEFMQVGGSCPGIVAERNHGERLFVWRDAKWPWT, encoded by the exons ATGGAAATCTTCTATCTCTTTTGCTCTATCCTATCGGCCTTCTTCACTTCCCTCGCTTTCTCCCTCCTCCTCCCCTTCCGCTTCCTACTCCCGCGCCAGTGCCGCCCGCCTCCACTCTCCACAACCGAAAATGAACACGTTTCTCTTTACGAGGGCACCGTATGGCACGAGCGACGCCGCCCCGTCCGCCACTCCTTCCGGTACTCTGTCCGCTACGCTCTCTTCGACCTCGATAACGCTCCCAAAGCGCCGCCCGACCACCTTTCCGCCAACGAGGCTCGTAGGACTGCCGAAACCACCGGCCCAGT TTTTCTACTAACAATTCCTCCAAGCGTGGGATATGAACAAAATCCATTGAGTTTATATTATTGCTATGATTTGGAGGGATCCACTAAGCTTTTGAAGAAGTGCATTGCTGAG GTAACAAATACACCGTGGGGCGAAAGGGTTAGGTTTGTCTTGGACCCAAATTCTGATTTAGTGGCCAAACCATTGCATGTGAGCCCTTTTATG GATATGCGTGGGAATTGGAGTGTTAAAGTAAATGCTCCTGGGGATAATTTACTAGTTGCAATTTCTGTCCAACACCCCGAGCTTGGTGACTATTTTCTGGCTACCTTGAAAGCTAAAAGAATCTCCCCAGCATTGGTGCATGATCATGCACTATTTTTCTGGTTGATGCCTCATAAGGTTGCCTTATGGatatattggcat GCTATAAAGCTATGGTGGAAAAATGTGCCTTTCATACAACACCCAAGGTACACTAACCCATCATACAGGGAGGAAGCTTTGAAGCATGATAGAAAACTGCAATGCTGTCGAGCAGTGGGAGAGAAGAAAGATGAATTCATGCAGGTTGGAGGAAGTTGTCCAGGAATTGTGGCTGAGAGAAATCATGGGGAACGATTGTTTGTATGGAGAGATGCTAAGTGGCCATGGACTTGA
- the LOC18596480 gene encoding piriformospora indica-insensitive protein 2 isoform X1: MASLSLFLVGFGFLVLACGAIAVQRNLDESEMVMEEGELLGLFDVMGSLLEEPGWAEVHPEPCTDTPWPGVECEIGQDPPIFHVTTIHIGPDVATPPCKPSAKISDSLPKLPYLTTLSIFNCFVTSQVTLSPALFGSLSSLEHLSLQSNPSLSGEVPPSLAKISGLKVISLSQNNLQGNIPRELGGLVNLEQLDLSYNNLSGEIPEDIGGLKSLTILDLSSNGLEGPVPFSLGQLQRLQKVDLCSNRLHGRIPPEFGKLNRLVLLDLSHNFINGPIPETLSGLEQLQYLIFDYNPINALMPLFVGSLKRLASISFSGCGLMGPIPNSLSSLKNLTALSLDNNSLTGTIPPSLGSLPNLDQLNLSHNKLSGELLLSEEFIKRLGKRLDVRGNSRLCTSYQLSRKNISTYLQTPACLDTEGIVDNRTCPEEQPDDFKGRKPYWYYGQTSSRAPLQDPQFISTCFVLFHVLSFL, from the coding sequence ATggcttctctttctcttttccttgttGGCTTTGGGTTCCTTGTTTTGGCTTGTGGGGCGATTGCAGTGCAGAGAAACTTGGATGAGAGTGAAATGGTGATGGAGGAAGGGGAGCTGTTGGGGCTTTTTGATGTTATGGGTTCACTTCTAGAGGAACCTGGTTGGGCTGAAGTGCACCCAGAGCCATGCACCGACACTCCATGGCCTGGTGTTGAGTGTGAGATTGGTCAAGACCCTCCAATCTTTCATGTTACGACTATTCACATTGGCCCTGATGTTGCGACCCCTCCTTGCAAACCTTCTGCTAAAATATCAGATTCCTTGCCCAAACTACCTTACCTGACAACTCTCTCtattttcaattgttttgtAACTTCACAAGTTACGCTTTCTCCTGCCTTATTTGGTTCACTTTCTTCCTTGGAGCATCTATCACTTCAGTCAAATCCATCCCTCTCTGGAGAGGTTCCTCCAAGCTTAGCGAAAATTTCTGGGCTAAAGGTCATAAGCTTGTCCCAGAACAATCTACAAGGAAATATCCCTCGCGAACTTGGTGGATTAGTCAACTTGGAGCAACTTGACCTGAGTTACAACAATCTGAGTGGTGAAATTCCTGAAGATATTGGAGGACTGAAAAGTTTAACCATTTTGGATTTAAGCTCGAATGGCCTTGAAGGGCCGGTGCCATTTTCATTGGGTCAGCTTCAACGTCTTCAAAAAGTTGATTTGTGCTCAAACAGGCTTCATGGACGGATACCTCCAGAATTTGGGAAGCTAAACAGGTTGGTTTTGCTTGACTTGAGCCATAATTTCATCAATGGGCCAATCCCTGAGACTCTCTCAGGTTTGGAGCAGCTACAgtatttaatatttgattacAACCCCATAAATGCACTGATGCCTTTATTTGTGGGGTCCCTCAAGAGGCTTGCATCAATCAGCTTTTCCGGATGTGGGTTAATGGGCCCAATACCCAACTCCTTGTCTTCATTGAAGAATCTGACTGCCCTTTCTCTAGACAACAACAGCCTCACAGGGACAATTCCTCCAAGTTTAGGGTCACTTCCAAATCTAGACCAGCTTAACTTGAGTCACAACAAGCTAAGTGGGGAGTTACTACTCTCAGAGGAGTTCATTAAGAGACTTGGGAAAAGGTTGGATGTTAGAGGAAATAGTAGGCTATGCACAAGCTACCAGCTATCCAGGAAGAACATCTCTACTTATCTACAAACCCCAGCTTGCTTGGACACAGAAGGAATAGTTGACAACAGGACTTGTCCTGAAGAACAACCGGATGATTTCAAGGGCAGGAAGCCATATTGGTACTATGGCCAGACGAGTTCACGTGCTCCTTTACAAGATCCACAGTTCATTTCAActtgttttgttctttttcacgtgctttcctttttgtaa
- the LOC18596483 gene encoding uncharacterized protein LOC18596483 isoform X2 — MEIFYLFCSILSAFFTSLAFSLLLPFRFLLPRQCRPPPLSTTENEHVSLYEGTVWHERRRPVRHSFRYSVRYALFDLDNAPKAPPDHLSANEARRTAETTGPVFLLTIPPSVGYEQNPLSLYYCYDLEGSTKLLKKCIAEVTNTPWGERVRFVLDPNSDLVAKPLHVSPFMAIKLWWKNVPFIQHPRYTNPSYREEALKHDRKLQCCRAVGEKKDEFMQVGGSCPGIVAERNHGERLFVWRDAKWPWT; from the exons ATGGAAATCTTCTATCTCTTTTGCTCTATCCTATCGGCCTTCTTCACTTCCCTCGCTTTCTCCCTCCTCCTCCCCTTCCGCTTCCTACTCCCGCGCCAGTGCCGCCCGCCTCCACTCTCCACAACCGAAAATGAACACGTTTCTCTTTACGAGGGCACCGTATGGCACGAGCGACGCCGCCCCGTCCGCCACTCCTTCCGGTACTCTGTCCGCTACGCTCTCTTCGACCTCGATAACGCTCCCAAAGCGCCGCCCGACCACCTTTCCGCCAACGAGGCTCGTAGGACTGCCGAAACCACCGGCCCAGT TTTTCTACTAACAATTCCTCCAAGCGTGGGATATGAACAAAATCCATTGAGTTTATATTATTGCTATGATTTGGAGGGATCCACTAAGCTTTTGAAGAAGTGCATTGCTGAG GTAACAAATACACCGTGGGGCGAAAGGGTTAGGTTTGTCTTGGACCCAAATTCTGATTTAGTGGCCAAACCATTGCATGTGAGCCCTTTTATG GCTATAAAGCTATGGTGGAAAAATGTGCCTTTCATACAACACCCAAGGTACACTAACCCATCATACAGGGAGGAAGCTTTGAAGCATGATAGAAAACTGCAATGCTGTCGAGCAGTGGGAGAGAAGAAAGATGAATTCATGCAGGTTGGAGGAAGTTGTCCAGGAATTGTGGCTGAGAGAAATCATGGGGAACGATTGTTTGTATGGAGAGATGCTAAGTGGCCATGGACTTGA
- the LOC18596481 gene encoding peroxisomal (S)-2-hydroxy-acid oxidase, which yields MEITNVTEYEAIAKEKLPKMVYDYYASGAEDQWTLKENRNAFSRILFRPRILVDVSKIDMTTTVLGFKISMPIMIAPTAMQKMAHPEGEYATARAASAAGTIMTLSSWATSSVEEVASTGPGIRFFQLYVYKDRNVVAQLVRRAERAGFKAIALTVDTPRLGRREADIKNRFTLPPFLTLKNFEGLDLGKMDKTDDSGLASYVAGQVDQSLSWEDVKWLQTITSLPILVKGVLTAEDTRLAIQAGAAGIIVSNHGARQLDFVPATIMALEEVVKAAQGRVPVFLDGGVRRGTDVFKALALGASGIFIGRPVVFSLAAEGEAGVRKVLQMLRDEFELTMALNGCRSLKEITRNHIVTDWDQPRVVPRL from the exons ATGGAGATAACTAATGTTACTGAATATGAGGCCATTGCAAAGGAGAAATTGCCCAAGATGGTTTATGACTACTATGCATCTGGTGCAGAGGACCAGTGGACTCTTAAGGAGAATCGAAATGCATTTTCTAGGATTTT GTTTCGCCCCCGCATTCTTGTTGATGTTAGCAAGATTGACATGACCACCACCGTCTTGGGCTTCAAGATTTCAATGCCTATCATGATTGCTCCAACTGCTATGCAGAAAATGGCTCACCCTGAAG GAGAATATGCAACGGCCAGAGCAGCTTCAGCTGCAGGAACAATTATG ACACTATCCTCATGGGCTACTTCCAGTGTTGAGGAGGTTGCTTCAACAGGACCTGGCATTCGCTTTTTCCAACTCTAT GTATACAAAGACAGGAATGTGGTTGCACAGCTAGTGAGAAGAGCTGAAAGGGCTGGTTTCAAGGCAATTGCCCTTACTGTGGATACTCCAAGACTTGGCCGGAGGGAAGCTGATATTAAGAATAG ATTTACTCTGCCACCATTCTTGACTTTGAAGAACTTTGAGGGTTTGGACCTTGGCAAAATGGATAAG ACCGATGACTCTGGACTAGCTTCATATGTTGCTGGCCAAGTTGATCAGTCACTTAGCTGGGAA GATGTAAAGTGGCTTCAGACAATCACATCGTTGCCAATTCTAGTGAAGGGTGTCCTTACTGCTGAGGATA CAAGGCTAGCTATTCAAGCTGGAGCTGCTGGAATCATTGTGTCCAATCATGGAGCTCGCCAGCTTGATTTTGTACCTGCAACAATTATGGCTTTGGAAGAG GTCGTTAAAGCTGCACAAGGCAGAGTTCCTGTTTTTCTTGATGGAGGGGTTCGGCGTGGAACAGATGTCTTCAAGGCGTTGGCTCTGGGAGCATCTGGAATATTT ATTGGACGGCCCGTAGTATTTTCATTGGCTGCTGAAGGTGAAGCTGGTGTTAGGAAAGTGCTTCAGATGCTACGGGATGAATTTGAGCTAACTATGGCATTGAATGGTTGCCGCTCACTAAAGGAGATCACCCGCAACCACATTGTAACCGATTGGGACCAACCTCGTGTTGTACCCAGGTTATAA